A genomic window from Oceanobacillus timonensis includes:
- a CDS encoding aromatic acid exporter family protein, with protein sequence MKVQTIIGNRVIKTGIAVFFTALICKWLNFPPTFAVITAIVTIEPTVTDSIKKGLVRFPASAIGAAYAVIFLALFGNSPLTYMLAAILTIFTCFRLRLHAGLLVATLTAIAMIEIVEDSYFISFLIRLATTTIGLSVSTLVNMFVFPPNYYRSLYKKMTSIRTQLSNHMKRCYYELIFAKTPLDFGMNEKVGNIYKELESATLLSLYQKKDLKYHHVLEKHEDELKQFRHQLHHLRMIQYHVTNIAEQPAVKMEWEVEKQKHVFDTVCYFANVLADKIEFNKNEWEDRREQLHQIFQETLKTAQMSEAEKLPIELVAIYELISIVEIIEDHYTMEFEQLEPKGKNSRLKKQ encoded by the coding sequence CGGCGCTTATTTGTAAGTGGTTGAATTTCCCGCCGACGTTTGCTGTGATTACTGCCATTGTTACGATTGAACCAACCGTAACAGACTCTATAAAAAAAGGGCTTGTCCGTTTTCCAGCTTCAGCAATCGGTGCAGCCTATGCAGTTATATTTCTTGCTCTATTTGGTAATTCACCACTTACTTATATGCTTGCTGCTATATTAACGATTTTCACCTGTTTCCGGCTGCGTCTTCACGCCGGATTACTGGTTGCAACGTTAACAGCCATTGCAATGATTGAAATTGTTGAAGATAGTTATTTTATCAGTTTTCTTATTCGGCTGGCAACAACAACAATTGGGCTGTCTGTTTCTACACTAGTTAATATGTTCGTTTTTCCGCCAAATTACTATCGCTCCCTTTATAAAAAAATGACATCTATCCGTACACAATTAAGTAATCATATGAAACGCTGTTATTATGAATTAATTTTTGCAAAAACACCGTTGGATTTTGGTATGAATGAAAAGGTGGGAAATATCTACAAGGAGCTTGAAAGTGCGACATTACTTTCACTCTATCAGAAGAAAGATTTAAAGTACCATCACGTCTTAGAAAAACATGAAGATGAATTAAAACAATTCAGGCATCAGCTTCATCATCTCCGTATGATTCAATATCACGTAACGAATATAGCAGAACAGCCTGCGGTTAAAATGGAATGGGAAGTGGAGAAGCAAAAACATGTATTTGATACTGTATGTTATTTTGCTAATGTATTGGCAGATAAAATCGAATTTAATAAAAATGAATGGGAAGATAGACGTGAGCAATTACATCAGATATTTCAGGAGACGTTAAAAACAGCACAAATGAGTGAAGCGGAAAAATTGCCGATAGAGCTGGTTGCGATTTATGAATTAATTTCTATTGTCGAAATTATTGAAGACCACTATACAATGGAATTTGAACAACTCGAACCAAAAGGGAAGAACTCCCGCCTAAAAAAACAGTAA